In Halorientalis sp. LT38, a genomic segment contains:
- a CDS encoding ABC transporter ATP-binding protein, translating to MEVAADRTIPPDSIIRGTDVVKEYETGGQTVRALKGVDFGIAPADFVAVVGPSGSGKSTLLNLLGLLDVASSGDVLLRGTDVSTFSDRERTRKRKETIGFVFQSFYLIPTLTALENVEMPRMLDRTPTATRERATRLLERVGLGDRLDHYPDELSGGQKQRVAIARSLINDPDILLADEPTGNLDRDTGDSILDLFDELRADENVAVVTVTHDDYVAEAADRVVNLIDGRIHESESPRPTFREGPEV from the coding sequence CTGGAGGTCGCGGCGGACCGGACGATCCCGCCGGATTCGATCATCCGCGGGACGGACGTGGTCAAGGAGTACGAGACGGGCGGTCAGACGGTCAGGGCCCTCAAGGGCGTCGATTTCGGCATCGCGCCCGCGGACTTCGTGGCGGTCGTCGGCCCCTCCGGCAGCGGGAAGTCGACGCTCCTGAACCTGCTCGGCCTGCTGGACGTTGCGTCGAGCGGCGACGTGCTGCTCAGGGGGACGGACGTGTCGACGTTCTCAGACCGCGAGCGGACCCGGAAGCGAAAGGAGACGATCGGCTTCGTCTTCCAGAGCTTCTACCTGATCCCGACGCTCACGGCGCTGGAGAACGTCGAGATGCCGCGGATGCTCGACCGGACGCCGACGGCGACCCGCGAGCGGGCCACCCGGTTGCTCGAACGCGTCGGGCTTGGCGACCGGCTCGATCACTACCCCGACGAGCTCTCGGGCGGGCAGAAACAACGGGTCGCCATCGCCCGCTCGCTGATCAACGACCCCGACATCCTGCTGGCCGACGAGCCGACGGGGAACCTCGACCGGGACACGGGCGACAGCATCCTCGACCTCTTCGACGAACTCCGCGCCGACGAGAACGTGGCCGTCGTCACCGTCACGCACGACGACTACGTCGCCGAGGCTGCCGACCGCGTCGTGAACCTGATCGACGGCCGCATCCACGAAAGCGAGAGCCCGCGGCCGACATTTCGGGAGGGACCCGAGGTGTGA
- a CDS encoding TIGR04024 family LLM class F420-dependent oxidoreductase: MARDVFLPVAAQPSVDALVEQAQTAERLGYDRAWLPETWGRDAVTTLTSIAHGTEEIGIGTSIMPIYSRSAALIGQTAATLQEVSDGRFRLGLGPSGPIVIENWHGQDFANPLKYTRETVDVVKQVLSGERVSYDGEYFDLDGFRLRCEPPEPVPKIDAAGMGPKSVELAGRFSDGWHALMLTKEGIRDRMEDFDHGSDLGDQDRSEQQVTLSLTCCVDEDRERARRLVKQHICFYVGGMGTFYRDAIARQGYEDLAYEIADNWNDGDRDRLVAEFPDELLDELAIAGTPEECADRIDEFEAIDGVTSASVSFPRAADQDDIQRTIETLAPEN, translated from the coding sequence ATGGCACGTGACGTCTTCTTGCCGGTAGCCGCACAGCCCAGCGTCGACGCGCTGGTCGAACAGGCTCAGACGGCCGAGCGACTCGGGTACGACCGCGCCTGGCTCCCGGAGACCTGGGGCCGGGACGCGGTGACGACGCTGACGAGCATCGCCCACGGGACCGAGGAGATCGGCATCGGCACCTCGATCATGCCGATTTACTCGCGCTCGGCCGCCCTCATCGGCCAGACCGCCGCGACGCTCCAGGAAGTGTCGGACGGCCGGTTCCGCCTCGGACTCGGCCCCTCCGGCCCCATCGTCATCGAGAACTGGCACGGGCAGGACTTCGCCAACCCGCTGAAGTACACCCGCGAGACCGTCGACGTGGTCAAGCAGGTCCTCTCGGGCGAACGAGTCAGCTACGACGGCGAGTACTTCGACCTCGACGGGTTCCGACTGCGCTGTGAGCCGCCGGAGCCGGTCCCGAAGATCGACGCGGCAGGGATGGGTCCCAAGTCCGTCGAGCTCGCGGGCCGCTTCTCCGACGGCTGGCACGCATTAATGCTCACGAAGGAGGGAATCCGCGACCGGATGGAGGACTTCGACCACGGGTCGGACCTGGGCGATCAGGACCGGAGCGAGCAGCAGGTGACGCTCTCGCTGACCTGCTGCGTCGACGAGGACCGCGAGCGCGCCCGGCGCCTGGTCAAGCAGCATATCTGCTTCTACGTCGGCGGCATGGGCACCTTCTACCGCGACGCGATCGCCCGGCAGGGCTACGAGGACCTCGCCTACGAGATAGCCGACAACTGGAACGACGGCGACCGCGACCGCCTCGTCGCGGAGTTCCCCGACGAGTTGCTCGACGAACTCGCCATCGCGGGGACCCCCGAGGAGTGCGCCGACCGCATCGACGAGTTCGAGGCGATCGACGGCGTCACCTCGGCCTCGGTCTCCTTCCCGCGCGCCGCAGACCAGGACGACATCCAGCGGACGATCGAGACGCTGGCGCCCGAGAACTGA
- a CDS encoding ATP-binding protein, which yields MHASDGLDVLVVDDSDFFANVTADKLETDHGIRTRTANSGKAALAVLSEHSVDCVVSDYEMPEMSGLELYRQVEERYGIPFVMVTGAGDETVASNAMSAGVDEYFRKDEIAAQEHLELLANRIRNVVAQQRAGQRYELLVDNTPDVILNVDTDGRIAAANAAAARSFGSEASELVGKHLTAVLPEAVASGRIEEGERAITSGSAVTFQDGIGVRRFHNIAVPVDRGSGNDSFQLISRDITQQKRREGELEATTEELSVINRLVRHDINNDVQLLIGWSEVAKQDAEGRPREYLDRIEKTSYHIAELTDVVGDLVDSIAHGESFDLEPIALAPLLDTEIEKRRSVDDSATITVLGEVPDVAVAANELLTSVVGNLLNNAVRHNDAADPNVWVTVEETDESVTLTVADDGPGIPDDREDEIFGKGEMGIESPGTGMGLYLVDRLLSEYGGRVWVEDRAEVGLGPTASDDARGAAFRVELRKAEADRDRTD from the coding sequence ATGCACGCGTCGGATGGGCTCGACGTCCTCGTCGTCGACGATAGCGACTTCTTCGCGAACGTGACGGCGGACAAACTCGAGACGGACCACGGGATCAGGACCAGGACCGCAAACAGCGGGAAAGCGGCGCTGGCCGTGCTCTCGGAGCACTCGGTCGACTGCGTCGTGAGCGACTACGAGATGCCGGAGATGAGCGGGCTCGAACTGTACCGGCAGGTCGAGGAGCGCTACGGCATCCCGTTCGTCATGGTGACCGGGGCGGGCGACGAGACGGTCGCGAGTAACGCGATGAGCGCCGGCGTCGACGAGTACTTCAGGAAAGACGAGATCGCCGCCCAGGAACACCTCGAACTCCTGGCGAACCGGATCCGGAACGTCGTCGCCCAGCAACGGGCCGGCCAGCGGTACGAACTGCTCGTCGACAACACGCCCGACGTGATTCTCAACGTCGACACCGACGGCCGAATCGCCGCGGCGAACGCGGCCGCAGCGAGGTCATTCGGCAGTGAGGCGTCGGAACTGGTCGGCAAGCACCTCACGGCGGTGCTCCCCGAGGCGGTCGCGTCGGGACGAATCGAGGAGGGCGAGCGAGCGATCACGTCCGGCAGCGCCGTCACGTTTCAGGACGGCATCGGCGTCCGCCGCTTTCACAACATCGCGGTCCCCGTCGACCGGGGGAGCGGGAACGACTCGTTCCAGCTCATCTCCCGGGACATCACCCAGCAGAAGCGTCGTGAGGGCGAACTCGAAGCCACGACCGAGGAGCTCTCGGTCATCAATCGACTGGTGCGCCACGACATCAACAACGACGTCCAGCTGCTGATCGGCTGGTCCGAGGTGGCGAAACAGGACGCCGAGGGTCGCCCGCGCGAGTACCTCGACCGAATCGAGAAGACCAGCTACCACATCGCGGAACTGACCGACGTCGTCGGCGACCTGGTCGATTCGATCGCCCACGGGGAGTCTTTCGACCTCGAACCCATCGCGCTCGCCCCACTGCTCGACACGGAGATCGAGAAGCGACGGTCGGTCGACGACAGCGCGACGATCACGGTCCTGGGCGAGGTTCCCGACGTGGCGGTCGCCGCGAACGAACTGCTCACCTCGGTCGTGGGCAACCTCCTGAACAACGCCGTGCGTCACAACGACGCCGCCGACCCGAATGTCTGGGTCACCGTCGAGGAGACCGACGAGAGCGTGACTCTCACCGTCGCCGACGACGGCCCCGGCATCCCCGACGACCGGGAAGACGAAATCTTCGGCAAGGGCGAGATGGGGATCGAGAGCCCCGGGACGGGGATGGGCCTGTACCTCGTCGACCGACTGCTCAGCGAGTACGGGGGCCGCGTCTGGGTCGAGGACCGCGCCGAGGTCGGCCTCGGGCCGACGGCGTCCGACGACGCCCGCGGCGCCGCGTTCAGGGTCGAGTTACGGAAAGCCGAGGCCGACCGCGATCGGACCGATTAA
- a CDS encoding TAXI family TRAP transporter solute-binding subunit has protein sequence MSGRSTGDGIDRRSFVKGSVGAAGLVGTAGLAGCFGDDGSGSGEGPGADGEMVMTTSTQDTAAYTMSTVIANVVNQNNDTVSVQAQPSEGTNANIGRLSQDQSDIVYIQNWTASKIANGEDPFGDLDFTPVQTFHLYDLAWFLCSANADWQSISDIGSGDRVSPTPSGSGTAEMLEYALGFETDEYERVSIGYGEQGSAMSEGRLDAGAGTFINLAVEPSWLQQMKSTVDLRLLQFPENVVSELEADPAIIMSEVDTTEFDGYGYAPDTLNTPALAYNFVTRDDFDYDTLYTFLETLWDNRDGLGDENALLGRMEEGEFWMENGYTTLPFHPAAADFYQEQGVWNDDYEVAEQ, from the coding sequence ATGAGTGGTAGATCCACAGGAGACGGTATCGATCGCCGGTCGTTCGTGAAGGGTTCGGTCGGGGCAGCCGGTCTCGTCGGCACGGCGGGACTCGCCGGGTGTTTCGGTGACGACGGCAGCGGGAGCGGTGAGGGCCCGGGTGCGGACGGCGAGATGGTGATGACGACCTCGACGCAGGACACCGCCGCCTACACGATGAGTACGGTCATCGCGAACGTCGTCAACCAGAACAACGACACGGTGAGCGTGCAGGCTCAGCCGAGCGAGGGGACAAACGCCAACATCGGTCGGCTCAGCCAGGACCAGTCCGACATCGTCTACATCCAGAACTGGACGGCGAGCAAGATCGCAAACGGTGAGGACCCGTTCGGGGACCTCGATTTCACTCCGGTTCAGACGTTCCACCTGTACGATCTGGCCTGGTTCCTCTGTTCGGCCAACGCCGACTGGCAGAGTATCTCCGACATCGGCTCCGGCGACCGCGTCTCACCGACCCCGAGCGGCTCGGGGACCGCGGAGATGCTCGAGTACGCCCTCGGCTTCGAGACGGACGAGTACGAACGGGTCAGCATCGGCTACGGCGAACAGGGGAGTGCGATGAGCGAGGGTCGTCTCGACGCCGGGGCCGGCACGTTCATCAATCTCGCCGTCGAGCCGAGCTGGCTCCAGCAGATGAAGAGTACGGTCGATCTGCGCCTGCTCCAGTTCCCCGAGAACGTGGTTTCGGAACTCGAGGCGGATCCGGCGATCATCATGAGCGAAGTCGACACGACGGAGTTCGACGGCTACGGGTACGCGCCCGACACGCTGAACACGCCGGCGCTCGCGTACAACTTCGTCACCCGGGACGACTTCGACTACGACACCCTCTATACGTTCCTGGAGACGCTGTGGGACAACCGTGACGGCCTGGGCGACGAGAACGCCCTGCTCGGACGGATGGAAGAAGGCGAGTTCTGGATGGAGAACGGTTACACGACCCTCCCGTTCCATCCCGCCGCGGCCGACTTCTACCAGGAACAGGGCGTCTGGAACGACGACTACGAGGTCGCCGAGCAGTAG
- a CDS encoding thiamine pyrophosphate-binding protein codes for MTSYTGSDLFVDALEQYGVEHVFGNPGTTELPVLEAISRSDLEYVLGLHEDIAVGMASGYASTRRYHAEDDPNVMPAGVVNLHITPGLAHGTGNTYASKFAGTPLVITAGNHERDFRHEEPLLHGELEELVDQFTKWSDEVLDVSALPTMLRRAFRVALTPPTGPVFLALPQDVMLSETDPDAIEPLGPIPNAGRGDAAQIERATDLLVEADNPVLILGDHVARSGADAVDSAVDFAEAAGARVHAEILACEVNFPGEHPQWISHIPPNEGLASMLMDTDTLVFVGTSTHTTLLNHEDALVDSDTTCISISDDAWEVGKNHPVQAAVVGDPGLVMEQLAERLEARLDDDERDRRIQSVETTKQSLAGTIQSMSEDDKPEGDDRASKAELVDALKETAPDAYVVDEGVTAKYPLLIRWEMEAQQMISNKGGGLGYGLPASIGAALAESMRDDPRDVVGYVGDGSYLYYPHSMYTAARHDLDLTVVIPDNRNYRILKDNTINIFGGTDEDYDYVGMDFEPPVDLVKNAESHGARGHRVETADEIADTFEAALERDGPDVLDVFVHD; via the coding sequence ATGACATCGTACACGGGCTCGGACCTGTTCGTCGACGCGCTGGAGCAGTACGGCGTCGAGCACGTCTTCGGCAACCCCGGGACGACCGAACTGCCGGTGCTCGAAGCCATCAGCCGGAGCGACCTCGAGTACGTGCTCGGCCTGCACGAGGACATCGCGGTCGGGATGGCCTCGGGCTACGCCAGTACGCGCCGCTATCACGCCGAGGACGACCCGAACGTCATGCCGGCGGGCGTCGTCAACCTCCACATCACACCGGGCCTGGCGCACGGGACCGGCAACACGTACGCATCCAAGTTCGCCGGGACGCCGCTGGTCATCACCGCGGGTAACCACGAGCGGGACTTCCGCCACGAGGAACCGCTGCTCCACGGCGAACTGGAGGAACTCGTCGACCAGTTCACGAAGTGGTCCGACGAAGTCCTCGACGTGAGTGCGCTCCCGACGATGCTCCGCCGGGCTTTCCGCGTCGCGCTGACGCCACCGACCGGCCCCGTGTTCCTCGCGCTCCCGCAGGACGTCATGCTCTCCGAGACAGATCCGGACGCCATCGAGCCGCTGGGTCCGATCCCGAACGCCGGCCGGGGCGACGCCGCACAGATCGAGCGGGCGACCGACCTCCTCGTCGAGGCCGACAACCCGGTGCTGATCCTCGGTGACCACGTCGCCCGCTCGGGGGCCGACGCCGTCGACTCGGCCGTCGACTTCGCCGAGGCCGCCGGCGCGCGCGTCCACGCCGAGATCCTGGCCTGCGAGGTGAACTTCCCCGGCGAGCACCCGCAGTGGATCTCCCACATCCCGCCGAACGAGGGGCTCGCGAGTATGCTGATGGACACCGACACGCTGGTGTTCGTCGGCACCTCGACCCACACGACCCTGCTGAACCACGAGGACGCCCTCGTCGACAGCGACACGACCTGCATCTCCATCTCGGACGACGCCTGGGAGGTCGGGAAGAACCACCCGGTCCAGGCCGCCGTCGTCGGCGACCCCGGCCTGGTGATGGAGCAACTGGCCGAACGCCTCGAGGCCCGCCTCGACGACGACGAGCGCGACCGCCGGATCCAGTCCGTCGAGACGACGAAGCAGTCGCTGGCCGGCACGATCCAGTCGATGAGCGAGGACGACAAGCCGGAGGGCGACGACCGCGCCTCGAAGGCGGAACTCGTCGACGCGCTCAAGGAGACCGCGCCGGACGCCTACGTCGTCGACGAGGGCGTCACCGCGAAGTACCCCCTCCTGATCCGCTGGGAGATGGAGGCCCAGCAGATGATCTCGAACAAGGGCGGCGGCCTGGGGTACGGCCTGCCGGCCTCCATCGGCGCGGCCCTGGCCGAGTCGATGCGCGACGATCCCCGCGACGTGGTGGGCTACGTCGGCGACGGCTCCTACCTCTACTACCCCCACTCGATGTACACGGCGGCGCGACACGACCTCGATCTGACCGTCGTGATCCCGGACAACCGCAACTACCGCATCCTGAAGGACAACACGATCAACATCTTCGGCGGGACCGACGAGGACTACGACTACGTGGGGATGGACTTCGAGCCGCCCGTGGACCTGGTGAAAAACGCCGAGAGTCACGGCGCACGCGGCCATCGCGTCGAGACGGCCGACGAGATCGCCGACACCTTCGAGGCCGCACTCGAACGGGACGGCCCCGACGTGCTGGACGTCTTCGTCCACGACTGA
- a CDS encoding SdpI family protein gives MRTRTAAGLAGLLVAGMAALSLLVGPELPETMVTHWDASGTPDGTMPKLLGQFFLPLLTAGVVALLFVAPRLDPSAEQDASFRAVYDAFVVVLTAFLAVVHVAVLGINLGHEVPVVSIVSICVGCLVYAVGVVLPQTQPNWVVGIRTPWTLADETVWERTHDRGATLFKLSGAVAFLGAVVPEYAVYVIVGPLLASAAALTGYSNYLYRQRPGPEDGTTV, from the coding sequence ATGCGAACGCGAACCGCCGCCGGCCTCGCCGGCCTGCTGGTGGCCGGCATGGCCGCCCTGAGCCTGCTGGTCGGCCCCGAGTTACCCGAGACCATGGTGACCCACTGGGACGCGAGCGGCACCCCGGACGGGACGATGCCGAAGCTGCTAGGCCAGTTCTTCCTCCCGTTGCTGACGGCGGGCGTCGTCGCGCTCCTGTTCGTCGCGCCGCGGCTCGATCCGTCGGCCGAGCAGGACGCGTCGTTCCGCGCCGTCTACGACGCCTTCGTCGTCGTCCTGACCGCGTTCCTGGCCGTCGTCCACGTCGCGGTCCTGGGCATCAACCTGGGCCACGAGGTTCCCGTCGTCTCGATCGTCTCCATCTGCGTCGGCTGCCTCGTCTACGCCGTCGGAGTCGTCCTGCCCCAGACGCAGCCGAACTGGGTCGTCGGGATCCGGACGCCGTGGACGCTCGCCGACGAGACGGTCTGGGAGCGCACTCACGACCGGGGAGCGACGCTGTTCAAACTCTCGGGAGCCGTCGCCTTCCTCGGCGCCGTCGTTCCCGAGTACGCCGTCTACGTGATCGTCGGCCCGCTGCTGGCGTCGGCGGCAGCGTTGACGGGCTACTCCAACTATCTGTACCGACAGCGCCCGGGCCCAGAGGACGGGACGACTGTCTGA
- a CDS encoding SDR family NAD(P)-dependent oxidoreductase: MRDQFAVEGDTAIVTGASQGIGRSIAERFADDGADVVICSREQEKVDGVAEDINATDGGECLAIECDVTDRDAVDALVEATVEEFGGVDILVNNAGASFMANFEGISENGWKTIVDINLHGTYHCTQAAGEVMREGDGGTIVNFASVAGQDGAPFMSHYAAAKAAVINLTKTLAFEWSDDQVRVNCIAPGFVATPGVASQMGVTADEIDREDIDRRIGLSEEIADVAQFLASEASSYVTGQTITAKGVPDIMEDPGT; encoded by the coding sequence ATGAGAGACCAGTTCGCAGTCGAGGGTGACACGGCCATCGTGACGGGCGCGTCCCAGGGAATCGGTCGGTCGATCGCGGAGCGCTTCGCCGACGACGGCGCGGACGTCGTCATCTGCTCGCGCGAGCAGGAGAAGGTCGACGGGGTCGCCGAAGACATCAACGCGACCGACGGCGGCGAGTGTCTCGCCATCGAGTGTGACGTGACCGACCGCGACGCGGTCGACGCGCTGGTCGAGGCCACCGTCGAGGAGTTCGGCGGCGTCGATATCCTCGTCAACAACGCCGGAGCCTCCTTCATGGCCAACTTCGAGGGCATCAGCGAGAACGGCTGGAAGACCATCGTGGACATCAACCTCCACGGGACCTACCACTGCACGCAGGCCGCCGGCGAGGTCATGCGCGAAGGCGACGGCGGGACCATCGTCAACTTCGCCAGCGTCGCCGGCCAGGACGGCGCCCCGTTCATGAGCCACTACGCCGCCGCCAAGGCCGCGGTCATCAACCTGACCAAGACCCTGGCCTTCGAGTGGTCCGACGACCAGGTCCGCGTCAACTGCATCGCGCCCGGCTTCGTCGCCACCCCCGGCGTCGCGAGCCAGATGGGCGTCACCGCCGACGAGATCGACCGCGAGGACATCGACCGCCGGATCGGTCTGAGCGAGGAGATCGCCGACGTCGCGCAGTTCCTCGCGAGCGAGGCCTCCTCGTACGTCACGGGCCAGACCATCACCGCGAAGGGCGTCCCGGACATCATGGAAGACCCCGGGACCTAG
- a CDS encoding SHOCT domain-containing protein → MDESRPLDRLRENLTGIVSTLVTGIWLAAMFLDQSWWLGFMLFGYVVLVPLTAVLFGDEGDFEAWWDSDAERDPETTPNDRTESEDPLTTLRERYARGELTDEQFERKLERLLETETLEDAAEGVGADAADSRSTVTGSADRKQERERSD, encoded by the coding sequence ATGGACGAGTCACGGCCGCTCGACCGCCTCCGGGAGAACCTCACGGGCATCGTCTCGACGCTCGTCACGGGGATCTGGCTCGCCGCCATGTTCCTCGACCAGTCCTGGTGGCTCGGGTTCATGCTGTTCGGCTACGTCGTCCTCGTCCCGCTGACCGCGGTCCTGTTCGGCGACGAGGGCGACTTCGAGGCGTGGTGGGACTCCGACGCGGAGCGCGATCCGGAGACGACTCCCAACGATCGGACGGAGTCCGAGGACCCGCTGACCACGCTCCGGGAACGGTACGCCCGCGGAGAGTTGACCGACGAACAGTTCGAGCGAAAACTCGAACGGCTGCTGGAGACCGAGACGCTCGAAGACGCGGCCGAAGGGGTCGGGGCGGACGCGGCCGACTCGCGCTCGACCGTCACCGGGTCCGCCGACCGCAAACAGGAGCGCGAACGGTCCGACTGA
- a CDS encoding TRAP transporter permease, with protein sequence MTDTTTEPEGPSIREEFGAFSERGIVEQVLLVLITLIGVGLTAVTLYFAWERPIVRAKFAVGFFGAGTALYYLSRALAVAEDPTDRGDGTMLTNWLSDRPFRYVRTADGILCGVLAAAGALASYHVFTSYARLDGPALISGFQNVDLYVGLVIVALAIDATRRAYGWSIALVAVGSVLYAFFGDLMPGFLQHPGFSLEGIATYGAVRLTGAFGFIMEIGATWVAIFIMFAGLAREFGALDVILGLGQKLGENLKSGVVHVAVISSMAMGSITGSAAANAATTGSFTIPMMKEQGVRKDFAAAIESVASSGGQIMPPVMGVAAFLMADILGVAYVRVIQAAIIPALLFYFSVGVAVQFAVLRYEWTTENTDGPGILAALFSRSALLKSLYALVVVGAFYATRFAVGYGILQSAAAAVAALVLARLLQALALQGRDGTSAVEDFAGAIDRFFDGAHFAIPMSVLVYTLVVMQLSPMAAGLYTSLTMIGTMVIGNPVAALARNLGGLTDAGDGADATASGVAVGTAVERTLYTFVETVYTTLKGFRRGAMDMAPLVGVLAAMGVIISMLTQTGLTSEISVRMVALGGGVLLVVLILAMITSILFGLGMPTPAAYILVATLLVSPLVQLGVTEITAHLFVFYFAMLSAITPPVAVGVAVGSRIANSGFMISAKQSLRIGAAGFLIPFALVVNDSLVNWSLTGTPVSAFCVFVGVVALTATTIGFDGRHVLGLPHRAAYLALSLTAMFAPGLAAFVGFGASTMLQLTAAAVALTGLVLVQLDRLPGAFTPAAEVQNR encoded by the coding sequence ATGACTGATACCACAACCGAACCCGAGGGCCCGTCGATACGCGAGGAGTTCGGTGCCTTCAGCGAACGGGGGATCGTCGAACAGGTACTGCTCGTATTGATCACGCTCATCGGCGTCGGCCTGACCGCCGTGACGCTGTACTTCGCCTGGGAACGCCCGATCGTTCGGGCCAAGTTCGCCGTCGGCTTTTTCGGTGCCGGAACCGCCCTGTACTACCTCTCGCGGGCGCTGGCCGTCGCCGAAGATCCGACCGACCGCGGCGACGGGACGATGTTGACGAACTGGCTCTCCGACCGGCCGTTCCGGTACGTCAGGACCGCCGATGGGATCCTCTGTGGCGTCCTCGCCGCCGCCGGGGCCCTCGCGAGCTACCACGTCTTCACGAGCTACGCCCGCCTCGACGGTCCCGCCCTCATCTCCGGGTTCCAGAACGTCGACCTGTACGTCGGGCTGGTGATCGTCGCGCTGGCCATCGACGCCACGCGACGGGCTTACGGCTGGTCGATCGCGCTGGTGGCCGTCGGCTCCGTACTGTACGCGTTCTTCGGCGACCTGATGCCTGGCTTCCTCCAGCATCCGGGTTTCTCCCTCGAAGGCATCGCGACCTACGGCGCCGTCCGGCTCACCGGCGCGTTCGGCTTCATCATGGAGATCGGCGCGACCTGGGTCGCCATCTTCATCATGTTCGCCGGCCTGGCCCGCGAGTTCGGCGCGCTCGACGTGATCCTCGGCCTCGGGCAGAAACTCGGTGAGAACCTGAAAAGCGGCGTCGTCCACGTCGCCGTCATCTCCAGTATGGCGATGGGATCGATCACCGGGAGCGCGGCCGCCAACGCCGCGACCACTGGGTCGTTCACCATCCCGATGATGAAAGAACAGGGCGTTCGGAAGGACTTCGCGGCCGCCATCGAGAGCGTCGCCTCCTCCGGTGGGCAGATCATGCCCCCCGTCATGGGCGTCGCCGCCTTCCTGATGGCCGACATCCTCGGTGTGGCCTACGTCCGGGTCATCCAGGCCGCGATCATCCCGGCACTCCTGTTTTACTTCTCGGTGGGCGTCGCGGTCCAGTTCGCCGTCCTCCGGTACGAGTGGACCACGGAGAACACGGACGGCCCCGGTATTCTGGCCGCCCTCTTCAGCCGGAGTGCGCTCCTAAAATCGCTGTACGCGCTGGTCGTCGTGGGCGCCTTCTACGCGACCAGATTTGCAGTCGGCTACGGCATCCTCCAGTCGGCCGCGGCCGCCGTCGCCGCGCTCGTCCTCGCCCGCCTGCTCCAGGCCCTCGCCCTGCAGGGTCGTGACGGTACCAGTGCAGTCGAGGACTTCGCCGGTGCCATCGACCGCTTCTTCGACGGCGCGCACTTCGCCATCCCGATGTCCGTGCTGGTCTACACGCTGGTCGTCATGCAGCTCTCGCCGATGGCCGCGGGGCTGTACACGTCCCTGACGATGATCGGGACGATGGTCATCGGGAACCCGGTCGCGGCGCTGGCCCGCAACCTCGGCGGTCTCACCGACGCCGGTGACGGCGCCGACGCGACGGCCTCGGGCGTCGCAGTCGGAACCGCCGTCGAACGGACGCTGTACACGTTCGTAGAAACCGTCTACACGACGCTCAAGGGGTTCCGCCGCGGGGCGATGGACATGGCCCCGCTGGTGGGCGTCCTCGCCGCGATGGGCGTCATCATCAGCATGCTCACCCAGACCGGGCTGACCTCCGAGATCAGCGTCCGGATGGTCGCGCTCGGTGGCGGTGTCCTGCTGGTCGTACTCATCCTGGCGATGATAACGAGCATCCTGTTCGGCCTCGGGATGCCGACGCCCGCGGCGTATATCCTCGTGGCGACGCTGCTGGTGAGTCCGCTCGTGCAACTGGGCGTCACCGAGATCACCGCCCACCTGTTCGTGTTCTACTTCGCGATGCTGTCGGCGATCACGCCGCCGGTCGCGGTCGGCGTCGCCGTCGGCTCGCGGATCGCCAACAGCGGGTTCATGATCTCGGCCAAGCAGTCGCTGCGAATCGGTGCGGCCGGCTTCCTGATCCCGTTCGCGCTGGTCGTCAACGACAGCCTCGTCAACTGGTCGCTGACCGGGACGCCGGTGTCGGCGTTCTGCGTCTTCGTCGGCGTCGTCGCGCTGACGGCGACCACCATCGGCTTCGACGGTCGCCACGTCCTGGGCCTTCCACACCGCGCCGCGTACCTCGCGCTGTCGCTGACCGCGATGTTCGCGCCAGGCCTGGCGGCCTTCGTCGGGTTCGGCGCGTCGACGATGCTCCAGCTCACCGCCGCCGCCGTGGCGCTGACCGGCCTGGTGCTGGTGCAACTCGACCGCCTCCCCGGCGCGTTCACGCCGGCCGCCGAAGTGCAGAACAGGTGA